Proteins from a genomic interval of Candidatus Endomicrobium procryptotermitis:
- the panC gene encoding pantoate--beta-alanine ligase, with protein MKIIRKASEMQRIALKLFKAGEEIGIVPTMGALHEGHISLINKSVKQDDITIVSIFINPIQFGSDEDFLKYPRLFNRDISICRKNHVDYVFAPSAEDMFAKDHKTFIDVRDIQDILCGEFRKGHFIGVATVVAKLFNIAFAERAYFGMKDFQQLRIIDKMAKDLNFRTKIVPCPIVREKSGLAMSSRNLYLNEREKKIAAEISKILKEAKAGFKNKSAKKIIAKVKSSLSLLPESKVDYAEMRDYESLSVLNTNTKKAVLAVAVWIGKTRLIDNIMLSK; from the coding sequence ATGAAAATCATCAGAAAAGCTTCTGAAATGCAGCGCATCGCTTTAAAATTGTTTAAAGCAGGAGAAGAAATCGGTATTGTGCCAACTATGGGCGCTTTGCACGAAGGGCATATCTCTTTGATAAACAAATCGGTAAAGCAGGATGACATAACGATAGTTTCTATTTTTATAAACCCGATACAGTTTGGTAGTGACGAAGACTTTTTAAAATATCCGAGACTTTTCAACCGGGATATTTCAATATGCAGAAAAAATCATGTAGATTATGTTTTTGCGCCTTCCGCAGAGGATATGTTTGCAAAAGACCACAAAACATTTATCGATGTAAGAGATATACAGGATATTTTGTGTGGAGAGTTTAGAAAGGGACATTTCATAGGAGTGGCTACCGTAGTGGCAAAACTATTTAATATAGCTTTTGCCGAACGCGCTTATTTCGGAATGAAAGATTTTCAACAGCTGAGAATAATAGATAAAATGGCGAAAGATTTAAATTTTAGGACGAAGATTGTTCCATGTCCGATAGTGAGAGAAAAAAGTGGGCTGGCAATGTCTAGCAGGAACTTGTATTTAAATGAAAGAGAAAAAAAAATCGCCGCTGAAATTTCAAAAATATTAAAAGAAGCAAAAGCAGGTTTTAAAAATAAAAGCGCGAAGAAAATTATTGCCAAAGTTAAATCGTCTCTTTCGCTGCTGCCTGAAAGCAAAGTGGACTATGCGGAAATGCGCGATTATGAGAGTCTGTCGGTTTTAAATACAAATACAAAAAAGGCGGTATTGGCAGTTGCCGTGTGGATAGGAAAAACACGACTTATTGACAATATAATGCTCTCAAAATAG
- the tolB gene encoding Tol-Pal system beta propeller repeat protein TolB: protein MLKLLKKIIFIIMVTFFIVVPAFAQDDVYLSLSATGKRSDIAIESFTTPYSNTAEDSKYAQLLKEVIENDLILCRYFNVITGDPEKKVPFDMRMLFWEKKGAAVLLTAAIKVKTEQITFEVKLYDAVSKEVIWQQTYRNEIINYRKLAHEVSDEIIRRFTGENGIARSKIAFINNNTRFKELYLIDYDGHNLRRLTKDNKLNILPRWSPSGEQIIYTSYLYSNPDLFALNLVKNRRSIISKYQGLNAAGSYSPEGKRILLTLSRGKYPNLYLISETGEILRRMTDGSYIDTSPSFAPNGQEIVFISDRPGFPQLYIMNIDGGNVRRLTTNDFCDSPAWSPRGDKIVFTMRQQKGNYDLFVYDLPTSKITRLTSNQRNNENPTWSPDGRFVAFSSNRSGRSEVYIMAIDGSGTRKLAEIPGSSFTPSWSPNLTY, encoded by the coding sequence ATGCTTAAATTATTGAAAAAAATAATTTTTATAATCATGGTTACTTTTTTTATTGTTGTTCCCGCTTTTGCTCAGGATGACGTTTACCTTTCACTGTCTGCAACAGGAAAAAGATCGGATATAGCTATAGAATCGTTTACTACTCCTTACAGCAATACCGCCGAAGACAGTAAATATGCTCAGCTTTTAAAAGAAGTGATTGAAAATGATCTCATATTATGCAGATATTTTAATGTTATCACCGGGGATCCGGAAAAAAAAGTTCCTTTTGATATGAGAATGCTTTTTTGGGAAAAGAAAGGCGCAGCGGTTCTTTTGACGGCTGCAATAAAAGTAAAAACTGAACAGATTACATTTGAAGTAAAACTTTATGATGCAGTAAGCAAAGAAGTAATATGGCAGCAGACGTATAGAAATGAAATTATAAATTACAGAAAGCTTGCCCATGAAGTAAGTGACGAAATAATAAGAAGGTTTACCGGTGAAAACGGAATAGCGCGGTCAAAAATAGCTTTTATAAATAATAATACGCGCTTTAAAGAATTATATCTGATAGATTATGACGGGCATAATCTCAGAAGACTTACAAAAGACAATAAGCTTAATATTCTCCCGAGATGGTCTCCGAGCGGAGAGCAGATCATTTACACCAGTTACCTTTATAGCAATCCGGATTTATTTGCTCTTAACCTCGTAAAAAACAGAAGAAGCATAATTTCGAAATACCAGGGCTTAAATGCTGCCGGTTCTTATTCTCCCGAAGGTAAGAGAATACTTTTAACTCTTTCCCGCGGAAAATACCCGAATCTTTATCTTATAAGTGAAACCGGCGAGATATTGAGAAGAATGACCGACGGTTCATATATTGATACAAGTCCTTCGTTTGCGCCGAACGGTCAGGAGATTGTTTTTATTTCCGACAGGCCCGGTTTTCCGCAGCTTTATATCATGAACATTGACGGCGGAAATGTAAGGCGTCTCACGACAAATGATTTTTGCGATTCGCCGGCTTGGTCTCCGAGGGGGGATAAGATAGTTTTTACGATGAGGCAGCAGAAAGGCAATTACGATTTATTCGTTTATGATTTGCCGACATCAAAAATTACAAGGCTTACCAGCAATCAGAGAAATAATGAAAATCCTACTTGGTCGCCTGATGGAAGATTTGTCGCATTTTCTTCTAACAGGTCGGGTCGCAGTGAGGTTTACATAATGGCAATTGACGGTTCCGGTACGAGAAAGCTTGCAGAAATTCCC
- the nadB gene encoding L-aspartate oxidase, with amino-acid sequence MIKSDYLIIGSGIAGLSFALKACRSGNVALITKRKLFDSSTEKAQGGVACVTDKSDSFEQHIRDTIIAGSGLCNKKVVETVVKEGPERILEIIKMGVKFSKKSYSDSEFELGLEGGHSKRRILHAGDSTGNEIERALIENISKYPNIIVYEEHTAVDLILDDKGVCRGAYVFKNEKSEIEIFDAKVTVLACGGAGKTYLYTSNPDISTGDGIAMAYRVGADIANMEFVQFHPTCLYNPDAKSFLISEAVRGEGGILRLKNGEPFMEKYHSLKELAPRDIVARAIDSELKASGDSFVYLDITSKDRDYLVKRFPNIYATCLGYGIDISKDMIPVVPAAHYFCGGVYVDENGKSTIKNLYAIGETACTGLHGANRLASNSLLEGLVYAHRAYTDSVSLLNKKYPSVNIRQMKNSQSLSSESTVFIQDWNEIRRLSWNYLGISRSDERLSKAQKRINLLEEEIDQYFWNSPFAVDRIEVRNIAIISDMIARSACLRKESRGLHFNTDYPFALPEAKDTVINIKSAKK; translated from the coding sequence ATGATTAAATCCGATTATCTTATCATAGGAAGCGGTATCGCAGGACTCAGCTTTGCTTTAAAAGCCTGCCGAAGCGGAAATGTCGCTTTGATTACCAAAAGAAAACTTTTTGATTCGTCTACGGAAAAAGCTCAGGGCGGAGTCGCATGCGTTACTGATAAGTCCGATTCTTTCGAGCAGCATATCCGCGACACTATAATCGCCGGCTCCGGACTTTGCAATAAAAAAGTCGTTGAAACAGTAGTGAAGGAAGGGCCGGAAAGAATACTCGAAATTATAAAAATGGGTGTAAAGTTTTCAAAAAAAAGTTATTCGGATTCAGAGTTCGAGCTCGGGCTTGAAGGCGGGCACAGCAAAAGAAGAATTTTGCATGCTGGTGACAGTACCGGCAACGAAATCGAAAGAGCGCTGATAGAAAATATATCGAAATATCCAAATATAATCGTTTACGAAGAACATACTGCCGTAGATTTGATTCTTGATGATAAAGGCGTTTGCAGGGGCGCTTACGTTTTTAAAAATGAGAAATCTGAAATTGAAATTTTTGATGCAAAAGTTACTGTTTTAGCCTGCGGAGGTGCTGGAAAAACATATCTTTACACGTCAAATCCGGACATATCCACAGGCGATGGAATAGCGATGGCTTATAGGGTTGGTGCGGATATTGCCAATATGGAATTTGTACAGTTTCATCCAACATGTTTATACAATCCGGATGCTAAATCATTTTTGATATCCGAAGCTGTAAGAGGTGAAGGTGGAATTTTAAGACTTAAAAATGGCGAACCGTTTATGGAAAAATATCATTCACTTAAAGAGCTTGCGCCCAGAGACATAGTCGCAAGAGCTATTGACAGTGAACTGAAAGCCAGTGGAGACAGTTTTGTTTATCTTGATATTACCTCTAAAGACAGAGATTATCTTGTGAAAAGGTTTCCTAATATTTATGCTACATGTCTGGGTTATGGCATAGACATTTCAAAAGATATGATACCCGTAGTGCCGGCCGCTCATTATTTTTGTGGAGGAGTGTACGTTGATGAAAACGGCAAGAGTACGATAAAAAATCTCTATGCCATCGGCGAAACGGCATGCACGGGTTTGCACGGAGCAAACAGGCTTGCTTCGAATTCTCTATTAGAAGGGCTGGTGTATGCGCACAGAGCATATACTGATTCAGTCTCACTGTTGAATAAAAAATATCCCTCTGTTAATATAAGGCAGATGAAAAATTCACAGTCATTGTCGAGTGAATCGACGGTATTTATACAGGATTGGAACGAAATAAGAAGACTTTCGTGGAACTATCTTGGTATTTCGAGGTCGGATGAAAGACTTTCAAAAGCTCAAAAAAGGATAAATCTTCTTGAAGAAGAAATTGACCAGTATTTCTGGAACTCTCCTTTTGCAGTTGACAGAATTGAAGTCAGAAATATAGCTATTATATCGGACATGATAGCCCGTTCCGCCTGTCTCAGAAAAGAAAGCAGAGGGCTGCATTTTAACACTGATTATCCTTTTGCTTTGCCAGAAGCAAAAGATACGGTTATAAACATCAAATCAGCAAAAAAATAA
- the panB gene encoding 3-methyl-2-oxobutanoate hydroxymethyltransferase, with product MKKTVAEIMKMKKDGQKITVLTCYDYVMAKLISSQNIDALLVGDSLGNVKLGYENTLPVTVDDMIYHTKSVKRGNAGALLITDMPFMSYEISVRDAVYNAAKIIKESGAQAVKIEGGTEIADKVKAISDAKMPVMGHLGLTPQSINKFGGFKVQAKQAEARKKLIEDAKALEEAGAFAIVLEAIAEDLAKTVSEMLEIPTIGIGAGKYCDGQVLVIDDMLGMFTDFTPKFVKKYANLGETIKEAVKNYIDEVKGGKFPREENTYK from the coding sequence ATGAAAAAAACTGTTGCTGAAATAATGAAAATGAAGAAGGATGGACAAAAAATAACGGTGCTTACCTGTTATGATTATGTCATGGCTAAACTTATATCTTCCCAAAATATAGATGCTCTTCTTGTAGGAGATTCTTTAGGGAATGTAAAACTGGGCTATGAAAATACTCTTCCCGTCACGGTTGACGATATGATTTATCATACGAAGTCCGTAAAACGCGGAAATGCAGGGGCACTTTTGATTACCGATATGCCTTTTATGTCTTATGAGATAAGCGTTCGCGATGCCGTCTATAATGCCGCTAAAATAATAAAAGAAAGTGGAGCGCAAGCTGTGAAAATTGAAGGAGGAACAGAAATAGCTGATAAAGTAAAAGCTATTTCCGATGCTAAAATGCCAGTAATGGGACATTTAGGTCTTACGCCACAGTCGATAAATAAATTCGGCGGTTTTAAAGTGCAGGCAAAGCAAGCCGAAGCGCGCAAAAAGCTGATTGAAGATGCAAAAGCTTTGGAAGAAGCGGGCGCGTTTGCAATAGTGCTTGAAGCCATTGCGGAAGATTTGGCAAAAACCGTTTCAGAAATGCTGGAAATTCCCACAATAGGCATAGGAGCGGGAAAATATTGCGACGGTCAGGTTTTGGTTATTGACGATATGCTTGGAATGTTTACGGATTTCACGCCTAAGTTCGTAAAAAAATATGCTAATCTTGGTGAGACGATAAAAGAAGCCGTCAAAAATTATATAGATGAGGTAAAAGGCGGCAAATTTCCGCGGGAAGAAAACACTTACAAATGA
- the pal gene encoding peptidoglycan-associated lipoprotein Pal, whose product MKKGLVLIMLAVLIFASGCKKKDINDDSMMPEADAMIIPDFADEPSIRGDLDKDINLKTIYFEFDKSELTPDALNSLKENAAYLINNLGVKIVIEGHCDDRGTVEYNLSLGQRRAVKVKEYYTQLGVASNRIATISYGEEKPLDTRSNESAWAKNRRAESKIMVQ is encoded by the coding sequence ATGAAAAAAGGTTTGGTGCTGATTATGTTGGCAGTTTTAATATTTGCCTCGGGCTGTAAAAAGAAAGATATCAATGATGATAGCATGATGCCGGAAGCTGATGCGATGATAATTCCGGATTTTGCGGATGAACCTTCAATTAGAGGAGATTTAGATAAAGATATAAATCTTAAAACTATATATTTTGAATTCGACAAAAGCGAATTAACCCCTGATGCTTTGAACTCGCTCAAAGAAAATGCAGCATATCTCATAAACAATCTGGGAGTTAAAATTGTAATTGAAGGTCATTGTGATGACAGAGGAACTGTAGAGTACAACTTATCATTAGGCCAGCGCAGAGCTGTGAAAGTTAAAGAATACTATACGCAGCTCGGCGTAGCTTCAAACAGAATAGCCACTATATCTTATGGTGAAGAAAAACCACTTGACACCAGAAGCAATGAGAGTGCGTGGGCAAAAAACAGAAGAGCCGAATCTAAAATTATGGTTCAATAA
- the ybgF gene encoding tol-pal system protein YbgF, with protein MNNQGTAELKGEIAQMQIQFKELQRNHADLYAKADTEFVTLDVLAASVQDLQTKVSNLTQKIQDLEASAKKRNRGDIEDAILPSELYQNAYSDYSMGKYDLAYKGFRSFVDKYPNAELAAQAVYFMGECFYSQSKWQSALDEYQKVEQKYQRSEQVAPARLKIALCYELLGKKSQAINVFGSIVKDFPQSSEALTAKEKIRIYNNAQKK; from the coding sequence GTGAACAACCAGGGGACAGCTGAATTAAAAGGTGAAATTGCGCAGATGCAGATACAATTCAAAGAATTGCAGCGCAATCATGCAGATTTATACGCTAAAGCAGACACCGAATTTGTTACCCTTGACGTTTTAGCGGCCTCTGTTCAGGATTTGCAGACTAAAGTTTCTAATCTCACTCAAAAGATACAGGATTTGGAAGCTTCGGCAAAAAAAAGAAACAGAGGAGATATTGAAGATGCTATTTTGCCTTCGGAGCTCTATCAAAACGCGTACAGCGATTATTCTATGGGCAAGTATGACTTGGCTTATAAAGGATTTCGTTCTTTTGTCGACAAATACCCAAATGCCGAGCTTGCTGCACAGGCCGTTTATTTTATGGGTGAATGCTTTTATTCGCAAAGCAAATGGCAGTCCGCTCTTGACGAATATCAAAAAGTGGAGCAAAAATATCAGAGATCTGAGCAGGTTGCTCCGGCAAGACTTAAAATTGCCCTTTGTTACGAACTTTTAGGCAAAAAAAGTCAGGCTATAAATGTTTTTGGATCGATAGTTAAAGATTTTCCCCAAAGCTCTGAAGCGTTGACCGCAAAAGAAAAGATTCGAATATATAACAATGCTCAAAAAAAATGA
- a CDS encoding TonB family protein, with the protein MLKKNDFLLYLIASIVAHAVVPFLVFNSKPKPFFVSAPIDVAFYTPAQKYSDPLPVEKTEQKIPEQVKEEVKEEPKIIKEDIVVKKKEKPREKPKPKAPPLKKEESKKVETPPQIQNVNTVQATEDARYEAIGSQFDGVSFDTANFKYAYYTNTIVRKINRFWQWSESYGRRRAVIYFKILKDGSITSISVKESSGDTSFDQNAHRAVQLASPFAPLPDGYTGNSLGVYLEFKYRN; encoded by the coding sequence ATGCTCAAAAAAAATGATTTTTTACTTTACTTGATAGCTTCGATTGTCGCACATGCTGTTGTGCCTTTTTTGGTTTTCAACAGCAAGCCTAAGCCGTTTTTTGTTTCGGCGCCTATAGATGTTGCTTTTTATACTCCTGCGCAAAAATATTCCGACCCTCTTCCTGTTGAAAAAACCGAACAAAAAATTCCGGAGCAGGTGAAAGAAGAAGTCAAAGAAGAACCTAAAATAATAAAAGAAGATATAGTGGTTAAGAAAAAAGAAAAACCACGGGAGAAGCCTAAGCCAAAAGCTCCTCCTCTTAAAAAGGAAGAATCAAAAAAAGTTGAAACGCCGCCGCAAATCCAAAATGTGAATACTGTTCAGGCTACAGAAGATGCCAGATATGAAGCTATTGGGTCGCAGTTTGACGGGGTGTCTTTTGACACTGCAAATTTTAAATATGCCTATTATACTAATACAATCGTAAGAAAAATAAACCGGTTTTGGCAGTGGTCGGAAAGTTATGGAAGACGCAGAGCGGTAATATACTTTAAAATATTGAAAGATGGTTCAATAACATCAATTTCAGTTAAAGAATCTTCCGGAGACACAAGTTTTGACCAAAATGCTCACAGAGCAGTGCAGTTGGCAAGCCCTTTTGCGCCTTTGCCAGATGGTTATACCGGTAATTCTTTGGGAGTTTACCTTGAATTTAAATACAGAAATTAA
- the uvrA gene encoding excinuclease ABC subunit UvrA has product MDIIKIRGARQHNLKNIDLDIPRNKLVVVTGLSGSGKSSLAFDTIYAEGQRRYVESLSAYARQFLELMEKPDVDIIEGLSPAISIKQRNPSHNPRSTVGTVTEIYDYLRLLFARVGIPHCFKCGKTIKPQSSQQIIDEIMKFVEGSMVHILSPLVKGRTGTYEELFSRLAKAGYTRVRVDGKVYSIDEKISLDRYKKHNIEIVVDRIKIGSGTRLRTADSVETALKESKGTVLILSVNGEGKVENEMLFSEHYICAECGISIPEIEPRLFSFNTPHGACQECGGLGNKIEIDENLIVPDKTRSLQQGAVIAWAEPVTTRTNRWKNSWGGYYWELLSSVAKVNKIPINKPWKELTREQQEIVLYGYDGEFEGVIGNIQRRYNETESDFVREEIFNKYMGKKICPSCKGKRLKKEALAVLIDGKSIADISRMSVEKALDFFNKIKFEKKDEVISKSILKEIIARILFLDNVGLGYLNLDRESGTLSGGEGQRIHLATQIGSGLTGVLYVLDEPSIGLHQRDNGKLLKTLFKLRDLGNTLVVVEHDEDTMRMSDHIIDLGAGAGVHGGNIVAEGNVKEIMKSPKSLTGKYLKGDLCIPVPKKRKTPMDNKWLVVEGAEQFNLKKIDVHIPLGLFVCITGVSGSGKSTLVHELIYKNLAHKIYRSKDKPGKFSDMRGLENIDKVVIVDQSPIGRTPRSNPVTYTGAFSIIRDLFSQMPQSKARGYGPGRFSFNVKGGRCENCQGDGTLKIEMQFLPDVYVKCDVCGGRRFNEETLQIRYKEKNIDEVLNMTVEESVKFFENIPQLKRILSTLDDVGLGYMRIGQPATTLSGGEAQRVKLASELSKRATGRTIYILDEPTTGLHFADVEKLLEVLQRLTYAGNTVLVIEHNLDVIKTADWIVDLGPEGGERGGKVIAEGTPEEILKNNKSFTGHYLKEYLKRQKSKKI; this is encoded by the coding sequence GTGGACATAATAAAAATACGCGGAGCAAGGCAGCACAATTTAAAAAATATAGATTTGGATATCCCGAGAAACAAACTTGTAGTCGTTACAGGACTTTCGGGTTCAGGGAAATCTTCTCTGGCTTTTGATACCATTTATGCCGAAGGGCAGAGAAGATATGTCGAGTCTCTGTCGGCTTATGCTAGACAGTTTCTTGAACTTATGGAAAAACCTGACGTCGATATAATCGAAGGTCTTTCTCCTGCGATTTCTATAAAGCAGAGAAACCCTTCGCACAATCCGCGTTCAACTGTAGGAACAGTTACCGAAATATATGATTATTTAAGACTTTTGTTTGCACGCGTGGGAATTCCCCACTGTTTTAAATGCGGCAAAACGATAAAGCCGCAGTCTTCGCAGCAGATAATAGATGAAATAATGAAATTTGTGGAAGGCAGCATGGTTCACATTTTGTCGCCTTTGGTAAAAGGAAGAACCGGAACTTATGAAGAGCTCTTTTCTAGGCTTGCTAAAGCAGGGTATACGAGAGTAAGAGTTGACGGAAAAGTATATTCCATTGATGAGAAAATTTCACTCGACAGATATAAAAAACATAATATCGAAATAGTTGTCGACAGGATAAAAATCGGATCTGGAACGCGTTTGAGAACGGCAGATTCCGTAGAAACGGCTTTAAAAGAATCAAAAGGAACGGTGCTTATCTTATCTGTAAACGGTGAAGGAAAAGTTGAAAACGAAATGCTTTTTAGCGAACATTATATCTGTGCGGAATGCGGAATTAGTATTCCTGAAATCGAACCGAGACTTTTTTCGTTTAACACTCCGCATGGCGCTTGTCAGGAATGCGGCGGTTTGGGAAATAAAATCGAAATAGACGAAAATCTTATAGTGCCGGATAAAACGCGCTCATTGCAGCAGGGCGCCGTCATAGCGTGGGCGGAACCTGTAACCACCAGAACTAACAGATGGAAAAATTCATGGGGAGGATATTATTGGGAGTTGTTGAGTTCTGTTGCAAAAGTAAATAAAATTCCTATAAATAAGCCGTGGAAAGAGCTTACAAGAGAGCAGCAAGAGATAGTTTTATACGGCTATGACGGTGAGTTTGAAGGTGTTATAGGCAATATACAGCGGCGTTACAATGAAACCGAATCTGATTTTGTCAGGGAAGAAATATTTAATAAGTATATGGGCAAAAAAATATGCCCTTCATGCAAAGGAAAAAGGCTTAAAAAAGAAGCTTTGGCAGTTTTAATTGACGGTAAATCAATAGCGGATATTTCCAGAATGTCGGTAGAAAAAGCGCTTGATTTTTTCAATAAAATAAAGTTTGAGAAAAAAGATGAAGTTATAAGCAAAAGCATTTTGAAGGAAATTATAGCTCGGATTTTGTTTTTAGATAATGTTGGTTTGGGGTATCTTAATCTGGACAGAGAAAGTGGTACTCTTTCAGGTGGAGAAGGGCAGAGGATACATCTTGCGACGCAGATAGGTTCGGGACTTACCGGAGTTTTGTACGTTTTGGATGAACCCTCAATAGGACTTCATCAAAGAGATAATGGAAAACTTCTAAAAACTTTATTTAAACTGCGCGATTTGGGAAATACTTTGGTGGTTGTGGAACATGATGAAGACACTATGAGAATGTCCGACCACATAATAGATTTGGGTGCAGGAGCGGGTGTTCACGGAGGAAATATAGTCGCCGAAGGAAATGTCAAGGAGATAATGAAATCTCCAAAATCTCTTACGGGAAAATATTTAAAAGGAGATTTGTGTATTCCGGTTCCAAAAAAAAGGAAAACTCCTATGGACAATAAATGGCTTGTTGTCGAAGGGGCGGAACAGTTTAACCTTAAAAAAATAGATGTTCATATTCCGTTGGGACTGTTTGTCTGCATTACCGGAGTTTCCGGAAGCGGGAAATCCACTTTGGTGCATGAATTGATTTATAAAAACCTTGCGCATAAAATTTACCGCTCGAAAGACAAACCCGGCAAATTCTCCGATATGCGCGGTCTTGAAAATATAGATAAAGTCGTGATAGTTGACCAGTCACCGATAGGCAGGACGCCGCGTTCAAATCCAGTGACATATACTGGCGCGTTTTCGATAATAAGAGATTTGTTTTCACAAATGCCTCAATCAAAGGCAAGAGGGTATGGTCCGGGAAGATTTTCTTTTAATGTCAAAGGCGGAAGATGTGAAAATTGTCAAGGTGACGGAACTTTAAAAATAGAGATGCAGTTTTTACCTGACGTTTATGTTAAATGTGATGTCTGCGGTGGGCGGCGCTTTAATGAAGAAACGCTGCAAATAAGATATAAAGAGAAGAATATCGATGAAGTTTTGAATATGACCGTTGAAGAAAGCGTAAAATTTTTTGAAAACATTCCTCAGCTCAAAAGAATTTTATCTACTTTAGATGATGTGGGTTTGGGATATATGAGAATAGGGCAGCCGGCTACAACTCTTTCCGGAGGCGAAGCGCAAAGAGTAAAACTTGCTTCGGAACTTTCAAAAAGGGCTACGGGCAGAACAATATATATTCTTGACGAACCTACTACAGGACTTCATTTTGCCGATGTCGAAAAACTTTTGGAAGTTTTGCAAAGACTTACTTATGCTGGAAATACCGTTTTAGTAATAGAACATAATCTGGATGTTATTAAGACGGCCGACTGGATAGTGGATTTAGGACCTGAAGGAGGCGAGCGCGGAGGGAAAGTTATAGCTGAAGGTACTCCGGAAGAAATATTGAAAAATAACAAATCTTTTACTGGACACTATTTAAAAGAATATCTAAAAAGGCAAAAATCTAAGAAAATATAA
- the folK gene encoding 2-amino-4-hydroxy-6-hydroxymethyldihydropteridine diphosphokinase, whose product MNIVFILCKAIHILYNKEMKVIYLSLGSNIGNRAENLVSALSFLQSSGFVNILKISSFYKTSAVGLCQRDFYNIAVKAETNLQPEELLCLVQNIEFLIGRKPSKRWGPRIIDIDILFFGNEIVKADNLFIPHKEIQNRLFALCPLNEISPDFVHPVLNRKINEIVQESRLTLKCQKVKIIAI is encoded by the coding sequence ATGAATATAGTTTTTATTTTGTGTAAAGCGATACATATTTTATATAATAAGGAAATGAAAGTTATTTACTTGAGTTTAGGATCGAATATCGGAAACAGAGCCGAAAATTTGGTTTCGGCTTTATCTTTTTTACAGAGCAGCGGTTTTGTAAATATTCTAAAAATTTCATCTTTTTACAAAACTTCCGCAGTGGGCTTGTGTCAGCGCGATTTTTATAATATCGCGGTCAAGGCCGAGACGAACCTGCAGCCTGAAGAGCTTCTTTGTCTTGTTCAGAATATAGAATTTTTAATTGGGCGAAAACCTTCAAAACGCTGGGGTCCGAGAATTATAGATATAGACATACTTTTTTTTGGAAATGAAATTGTTAAAGCGGATAATTTGTTTATACCTCACAAAGAAATACAAAATAGACTTTTTGCATTGTGTCCGCTCAATGAAATTTCTCCGGATTTTGTGCATCCCGTTTTAAATAGGAAAATCAATGAAATTGTACAGGAAAGCAGATTGACACTTAAATGTCAAAAGGTTAAAATTATAGCAATATGA